The Trichoplusia ni isolate ovarian cell line Hi5 chromosome 25, tn1, whole genome shotgun sequence genome includes a region encoding these proteins:
- the LOC113505387 gene encoding trypsin-like: protein MCSKVFQILVVFTMLCMGKGQPGLRIIGGKDAEEKEYPFVVRLQILLTILDTNTDYRFHVCTGALIAPTWTVTAAHCEPEEIITESYTQVPYILAGTVTDALMKFKDAAKLVKKFIIHPSNRIIVIEVRNDIALIKNEAVTLPQYARVSAIGATTLIGLEATATGYGITNESFLVGDATTLHKPLQTLDVLVVQCGEVQREMLFPRLCVARRCRHSAGLCPGDSGGPLLHASGVIGVNTLGPQQLERFCANQPTDPIYDVAAITPIDSFIGWIRNTMEQDSL from the coding sequence atgtgttctaaagtatttcaaattttgGTGGTATTTACAATGCTTTGCATGGGCAAGGGTCAGCCAGGTTTAAGAATCATTGGTGGCAAAGATGCTGAGGAAAAAGAGTACCCATTCGTAGTGCGACTGCAAATCTTACTTACTATTCTTGACACAAACACAGATTATCGTTTTCATGTCTGTACAGGTGCTCTTATAGCTCCCACTTGGACAGTCACAGCTGCACACTGCGAACCAGAGGAAATTATTACAGAATCCTACACGCAAGTGCCTTACATATTGGCTGGAACTGTCACTGACGCGTTGATGAAATTCAAAGACGCAgcaaaattagtaaaaaagtTTATCATACACCCCTCAAATCGTATCATTGTAATCGAAGTGCGTAATGATATAGCCTTGATAAAGAACGAGGCGGTCACTTTGCCACAGTACGCTCGTGTCAGTGCTATAGGTGCTACGACTCTGATTGGATTGGAAGCTACTGCCACTGGTTACGGAATCACAAATGAATCGTTTTTGGTTGGCGATGCAACTACGCTACATAAACCTTTACAAACTTTGGACGTGTTAGTGGTTCAGTGTGGAGAAGTTCAACGGGAAATGTTATTTCCACGACTTTGTGTCGCCAGGCGGTGCAGACACTCGGCCGGTCTGTGTCCTGGAGACTCCGGTGGGCCCTTACTCCACGCTTCAGGTGTAATCGGCGTCAACACCCTTGGTCCTCAGCAGCTGGAAAGATTTTGTGCCAACCAACCAACGGACCCAATTTATGACGTTGCCGCCATAACTCCAATTGATTCGTTCATTGGTTGGATAAGAAACACGATGGAACAAGACAGTTTGTAA